A DNA window from Rossellomorea marisflavi contains the following coding sequences:
- a CDS encoding M23 family metallopeptidase: MIADYGRRLLIVIVLALCVGMIFMTGRVAKAESDSTAEWIFPVDGTITDVFGSRSGTHKGMDIGGEEGSPVHSVADGVVTRSYLSDSYGHVVFVRHENGYETVYAHLISRGVKEGQEVHRGEPVGKLGNTGISTGPHLHFEIHAGEWTFEKENAIDPFVVFGQGGVGQVVFADKKDPYQTVAASQAGGDQYRVKKGDTLWSISNQHGLSVDDLMKWNGLKDATIAVGQELSLREASYQVEQGDTLYSIAVAHGIELDKLLAANDLRRDSPIYPSQTLRIH; the protein is encoded by the coding sequence ATGATTGCTGATTATGGTCGGAGACTGTTGATTGTGATTGTGTTGGCGCTGTGTGTAGGCATGATTTTCATGACGGGGAGAGTCGCGAAGGCCGAAAGTGATTCCACTGCCGAATGGATATTTCCGGTTGATGGAACCATTACGGATGTGTTCGGTTCGAGATCCGGGACCCATAAAGGGATGGACATCGGGGGCGAGGAAGGCAGCCCCGTTCATTCGGTGGCAGATGGGGTCGTGACAAGATCGTACTTATCTGATAGCTATGGTCATGTGGTATTCGTTCGTCATGAAAATGGATATGAGACGGTCTATGCTCATCTCATTTCAAGAGGGGTGAAAGAAGGGCAGGAAGTACATAGGGGTGAGCCGGTCGGGAAGCTTGGGAATACCGGGATATCCACCGGCCCCCATCTTCATTTTGAGATTCATGCAGGGGAATGGACGTTTGAAAAGGAAAATGCCATCGATCCTTTTGTCGTCTTCGGACAAGGCGGGGTCGGACAAGTGGTATTTGCTGATAAGAAAGATCCTTATCAGACCGTTGCGGCTTCACAGGCTGGAGGTGATCAGTATCGGGTGAAGAAAGGCGATACGTTATGGTCCATCTCCAATCAGCACGGCCTGAGTGTGGATGACCTCATGAAATGGAACGGTCTGAAGGATGCCACGATCGCGGTCGGTCAGGAGCTGAGTTTGAGGGAGGCTTCCTATCAGGTTGAACAGGGAGACACACTTTATTCTATTGCCGTTGCCCATGGAATAGAACTGGACAAGCTTTTGGCGGCCAATGATTTACGCAGGGATTCGCCGATCTATCCTTCGCAAACGTTAAGGATCCACTGA
- a CDS encoding ECF transporter S component gives MKKMTTRTFVTVGMLSAISYVLMLLNFPIPPFPAFLQIDFSDVPALMATVALGPVAGILVELFKNVIDYVLTGSETGVPVGHVANFAAGILLILPVHLIYSRFQTKKGLLTGLVTGTLVMSIGMGIMNYFIFLPAYKYFMNFELPAEVIVTGIVPFNILKGILVAVVFTLLFIRIQKWLSKQFGNRRMA, from the coding sequence ATGAAGAAAATGACGACACGCACATTCGTCACCGTTGGTATGTTGAGTGCCATTTCGTATGTATTGATGCTTTTAAACTTCCCTATCCCGCCTTTTCCTGCGTTTCTGCAGATCGACTTCAGTGATGTTCCGGCCTTGATGGCAACGGTAGCGCTGGGACCAGTTGCAGGGATCCTGGTGGAGCTATTCAAGAATGTGATTGATTATGTATTGACCGGTTCTGAAACAGGTGTACCGGTAGGACATGTGGCAAACTTTGCTGCTGGGATCCTCCTGATTTTACCTGTTCACCTTATCTACTCACGTTTCCAAACGAAAAAAGGCCTTCTTACCGGGCTAGTAACCGGTACGCTGGTCATGAGCATCGGCATGGGGATCATGAATTATTTCATCTTCCTTCCAGCCTATAAATATTTCATGAATTTCGAACTGCCGGCAGAAGTCATCGTGACCGGTATCGTTCCATTCAATATTCTTAAGGGGATCCTGGTGGCAGTCGTCTTTACCCTGCTGTTCATCAGAATCCAGAAATGGCTGTCGAAGCAATTCGGAAATCGACGCATGGCCTAA
- a CDS encoding ferredoxin, with the protein MPKYTIVDKDTCIACGACGAAAPDIYDYDDEGIAFVTLDDNQGTVEVPDVLEDDMVDAFEGCPTDSIKVADEPFDGDALKFE; encoded by the coding sequence TTGCCAAAGTATACGATCGTGGACAAAGATACATGTATCGCTTGTGGAGCTTGCGGTGCAGCAGCACCAGATATTTATGATTATGATGATGAAGGCATTGCATTTGTCACGCTGGACGATAACCAAGGGACTGTTGAAGTTCCGGATGTCCTCGAAGATGACATGGTAGATGCATTCGAAGGTTGCCCTACTGATTCCATCAAGGTGGCTGACGAACCATTCGACGGCGATGCGTTGAAATTCGAATAG